The DNA window ATTGCTGGCGAACGCCGCACTGACCCGCGCCCTCGGCCTGTTGCAGCGAAATGCGGTGGACGTCGAGTCGCTGGCGTACGGCGAACGCACGGTGGCGGCCGTCGCGGCCGTCGTCGAGCACATCACCGCGCACTACCGCGACGACCTGTCGCTGCGCGACCTCGCCGGAGTGGCGAACGCCAGCCCTGCCCACCTCAGCCGGCTGTTCCGCCGCACGCTCGGGCTGTCGCCGATCCAGTACTTGCGTCGCCATCGGCTCGACCACGCGAAGCGGCTGTTGACCGACACCGACCTGGCCGTCGCCCAGGTCGCAGCTGCCGTGGGCTATGCCGACGGCTTCTACTTCAGCCGCACGTTCCGTCGCGCCGAAGGCATGTCGCCCACGCAGTACCGGCACGCGAGGCGGCCCGGCCTCTGACGCGTCAGTCGAACTCGCCCAGCAGCTCGGCGAGCTCGTACGCGCGGTTGTCGCGCACCGAGCGCCAGATCGCCTCGCCGGTCGCCACCGCGTACGCGCCCGCCCGTCCGTCGGCGACGATGCCCAGCTCGA is part of the Tenggerimyces flavus genome and encodes:
- a CDS encoding AraC family transcriptional regulator, coding for MVDERSDVSVAALAGAFFACPPSWSLGERTRPHYQLWLVCGGEVTFTIDGRSVRTVGERSALLLSPGLRHRAEHRPDRPLHCYVVHFVGRSYGLPTAMLWDPYAICEVEQTAWTAIAGSARELCTELADPKPGSTLLANAALTRALGLLQRNAVDVESLAYGERTVAAVAAVVEHITAHYRDDLSLRDLAGVANASPAHLSRLFRRTLGLSPIQYLRRHRLDHAKRLLTDTDLAVAQVAAAVGYADGFYFSRTFRRAEGMSPTQYRHARRPGL